GCTATAATGCCGGAAAAGTTGTCGGACAGATGTATGTTGGCGGCTTATTAGGCAAAGCGACTTCTTTCGAATACGCTCTTTTCAAAAATGTCTACAACAAGGGTGCCGTAGAAGGTGGCTCGAGTGTTGGTGGGCTTGTTGGTTATGGAGAAGGCGCAGACCTTATTGGTGGTGGCGTTACTATTGCTAATGCGTATAATGCTGTGCATGTTTCCTACGATGCAGATTCTTCACTAAAAGCAGGAACTATTCTCGGGTATGGATATGGTGACGGCGATATCAGATTTGAAAATTGTTTTTTTGTGGAGCAAGAGGATATTCTTGTTGCTAATGTGTCGGATACAACTAACAAGGTAATAGAAGATGTTCTAGGTGTTACCGAAGAACGTTTAATGGGTGGAGTTATTGCTGGTTATTTACGAGGCTGGATTGAAACTTACCGTAACGGTTCTTATGTGGAAAATGGCGCCGATGGTCTCGTATGGGCCGAAGACCCTGCTGGCCAGGTGCTCCCGCATTTTGATTGGAGTAACACGAAACACTATGTATTTTTCGTTTTAGATGAAGGCGGCAAAATCGAAAAAGGTCATGAGCTGAAGTATTATGAAGAAGGTGTGGCGACAGCGCTTCCCGATGCACAATTCGTGACTCGCGAAGGGTTCTATTTTGCGGGTTGGTATGATAACAGGCAATTTTTGGGGAATGCTGTCACTTCGGTGAGCCCCAAAGCGACTGGTACACAGATCTTTTATGCCAAGTGGACTACACCCCCAGTTTCGAGCTCTAGCGAAGAATCCTCTTCGAGCGTATCTAGCAGTTCTTCTGATGCGTCAAGCTCCTCTGAGACGCCGAGCTCGAGTAGCGAACAGACTACTTCCTTTGAGCGAATGCCGTTGCCGCAGTTTAGCGTGAGCGTTGTAAATCGCACCTTGCAGGTGGCAGGAGCCCGTGCGGGCGACAGGTATGTATTGTTCGATATGCAGGGCAATGTGGTGCTCCGTGGAACCGCAAATAGCGCGAATTTCAGCATCGCGGTGCCTGTTTCGGGGAATTATGTGCTTCGAATCGGGAATGGAAGCCGCAAGGTGTCTGTGAGATTCTAGCCAAAATTCTATATTTGCCCCGTAAAAATTTAAAATGGAGACGCCTTATGTTGCGTATTGGTCTTATTGGTACTGGAACCGTCGGTGGCGGTGTTATCCAGATTCTGGAACAGAAGATTGCCGAATACAAGGAAAAACTCGGTGTTGAATTGGAATTGGCTTGCATTTGCGCCAAGTCCGAAGAAGAAGTTGCCCCGTACAAGGCAAAGGGCTACAAGGTTTCGACCAACGCCGACGAAATGATTGCCGGTAACGATATCGATGTGCTCGTGGAGCTCGCCGGTGGCTACAACATGCCGCGCAAGTGGATCCTCGCTGCCCTCGAAAGCGGCAAGCACGTGGTGACTGCCAACAAGGCTCTCCTCGCCAAGTACGGCCACGAAATTTTCCCGCTTGCAGCCAAGAACGGTCTGCATGTGCTGTTCGAAGCAGCCGTGGGCGGTGGCATTCCTATCATCCGTAGCCTGCAGGAAGGCTTGCTCGGCTCTACGGTGGAACACCTGAGCTGCATCATTAACGGTACTTGTAACTACATCCTCAGCCGCATGGCCGACGAAGGCCTGGACTTCGACGTGGTTCTGAAGGATGCCCAGAAGCTCGGCTTTGCCGAAGCTGACCCGACCTTCGATATCGAAGGTATCGACTCCGCTCATAAGACTGCCTTGCTCGCTAGCCTCTGCAGCGGCCACCGCGTGGACTTCGAAAAGATTCACGTGACGGGTATTTCCAAGATTACCGCCCAGGATATCGCATTCGCCAAGGAACTTGGCTGCTGCGTGAAGCTCCTCGGCATCTATCACCGCGACGGTGACCGCGTGGACGCCCGTGTCCATCCGTGCTTCGTTTCTAACGAAAACCTGCTCTCTAACGTGAACGGCGTAATCAACGCTGTGTACCTCAAGTGCGACAACCTGGGCGAAACCGTTCAGACTGGCGCCGGTGCAGGCCGTTTGCCGACTGCTTCTGCTGTCGTAGCCGACCTCGTTTCCTTGGCCCGCTCTGTGGATCAGGGTAAGCGTAAGGCACTCCCGATGGGCTGGTTCAACGTCGACAACTCTGCAACGCTCGTTCCTATTTCGGAAACTTCGGCCCGCTACTACCTGCGCTTCACCTCTCGTGACGCTTGCGGTGTGCTCGCCAAGATTACCAGCATCCTCGCCGAAAACAACATCTCTATCGAAACCATTATCCAGAAGAACGTGAACGACCCGGGTAAGGTTTCTATCGTGGTGATTACCGAAAAGACTCAGGATTGCAAGACCTCTAAGGCTGTGGACGCTATCGACGCCCTGCCCGAAATTGTCGAAAAGAGCCAGGTGATCCGTTTCCTCGCCTAAAAACAGCGAAAAACGGAAAATCTGAAACTTTGCAATTTGGTAATTTAGGGTTGTTATGATTCGCGCCGCTACATTGGAACGCATTCTCGTTATCCTTTCGGATTTCGTGGCGTTATCGATTTGTTTTGTTCTCGCCTTCTGGGTGCAGTTCCACAGTGGCTGGATTGCCGACAAATATGACCCGAGTAAAGTGTTTACGGATTATGCCCACATGGGACTTGTCCTGAATGTGGGCTGGATTCTGCTCTTTATTTGTGCAGGCCTTTACCGCTCCTGGTTGCTCATGTCGAGAACGCACCAGACCTTGCGCGTGTTGCGTGCTGTGCTTATCGGCATCGTGATTATTATCGCTATGCTGTTTGGTGCGGAATTTATCGGCAAGATCATGGTGAACGAACCGCTCAACCAGGGTTACCTGTACGGTTCCCGTTTCCCGTGGATTTTTATTTATGGCGGCTTTGCGCTGTTCCTGGTGATTCTCTTTAGAATGCTTATTTACCGCTGCCTGCGCAGGCTCTTGAGCCTTGGCTTTGGCGCGAATAACATTCTGGTGCTGGGTGCAACTGAAGCGGGCAAGAAAATTGCCGAAGCGCTTGCGAAGACTCCTGAACGCGGTCAGCGCGTGGTGGGCTTTGTCGATGAACGTTACCAGGTCATGGAACATGAATTTGCGAATGTGCCGGTGCTTGGTAAGTATGCAGACTTGGCTTCGCTCATTAAAAAGTACAAGGTGACGGGTATCATTATTGCGCACGAAAGTTCTTCGCCGCAAGAAATCATGCGCGTGCTTGTGTGGGTGTGTGACCAACCGGTTCACATTTATCTGGTTCCCGAACTTTACAGCGTGATTCATGGTCAGTTCAAGGCTAACCTGGTTTATGGCTTTGAACTTCAGGAACTGTTTGCCTTTACCATGCCGCTTTGGCAGCTGCGTGTGAAGCGCGCGATTGACATTCTGTTTGGCGCCTTCCTCGGCATGATTTCTTTCCCGGTTTGCGTGCTCGCCGCTATTGCGATTAAGCTTGAAGACCATGGCCCGGTGTTCTATTCCCAGGAACGCATTGGCTTGTACGGCAAGCCGTTTACGGTTTACAAGTTCCGTACCATGCGTACCGATGCCGAAAAGTTCGGTGCCCAGTGGGCTACTAAAGACGACCCCCGCATTACCAAGGTGGGCAAGTTCTTGCGCAAGACCCGTATCGATGAACTTCCGCAAATTTTGTGTGTGCTTAAAGGTGACATGAGCATGGTGGGACCGCGTCCGGAACGTGCCGTGTTCATCAGCAAGCTTCGCGAAGAAATTCCGTTCTATATTAGCCGCCTGAAAATGAAGCCGGGTCTGACCGGTTGGGCTCAGGTGTGCCACCATTACGATACCAGCACCGAAGACGTGAAAATCAAGCTGCAGTACGATATGTATTACTTTGAAAACATGAGTTTGCTTCTTGACTTCCAGATCTTGGTGCGCACTGTTTATGTTGTTCTAACCGGTAAGGGAGCGCAGTAATGTACGGCGACAATTCGACTCCGATTTTTCCGACTGAAGATGCTTTGACCATGATCCGTCTGGCTTTGGCCGAAGACGTTCGCACGGGTGACGTGACGAGCGAATGGACGATCCCTGCCGACCAGAAGCAACATGCTCGTTTGATTGCCAAGGAAGATGGTGTGCTTGCAGGCCTTCCGGTGATTGAACTTGTGTTTCAGGAACTCAAGGCAAATGTGAAGGTGACTCTCCATAAGAAAGACGGCGATGTCGTGAAGAAGGGTGACCTGATTGCCGAAATGGACGGTACGACGCACGAACTCTTGACGGGCGAACGCACGCTTTTGAATTTTATCCAGCAGCTTTCCGGTGTGGCAACGGTTGCCCATACTTTCCAGGAAGCTTTGAAGGCTGGTAAAACTAAAGTTCTCGATACCCGCAAGACGGTTCCCGGTTTCCGCACTTTGCAGAAGTACGCCGTTCGCGTGGGTGGCGGTTCTAACCATCGCATGGGCCTCTTTGACATGGTGCTCGTGAAGGACAACCACATTGCTGCCGCAGGTGGCGTTCTCCAGGCTCTCGAAGTCGTGAAGAAGAACAACAAGCAGAACTTGATGGTCGAAATGGAAGTCGAAAATTTTGACCAGCTGCGCGCTCTCCTGAACAAGGGTGTCGACGTCATCATGCTTGACAACATGAGCAACGAAATGATGGCCGAAGCCTTGAAGATTATCAAGGAAAGTGGCGACAAGTGCCTGGTCGAAGGTTCCGGCAACATGACGCTCGAACGTGCCAAGGAAATCGCGACGCTCGGCCTCGACTATATTTCGGTCGGTGCCCTTACACATAGTGTAAAGGCTCTCGACATTTCGATGAGAATATAGACCGTTCGCGCCAATGGCCTAAAAAGGGCGTTTAGGCTCCCTTTGGACGGCAAAAAAATACTTCTTTCTTAAATGGGTACAAAAATCTTTACAGTACCCTTTCTTTTTTCTATTTTTGCGCCCGAAAATTGAACTTTCGCGGCTTTAGATGCTGGCGAAAATAAGGAGAAAAGAATGAGCAAGGATTTAAAAGAAAAAGCTCTTGAATACCACGCCATGGGCAAGCCCGGCAAAATTGAAATCGTGCCGACCAAGCCGCATAGCACGCAGACCGACTTGGGTCTTGCTTACACTCCGGGTGTAGCTGTTCCTTGCTTGGAAATCGAAAAGGATAACAACCTCGCTTACGAATACACCGGCAAGGGTAACCTCGTTGCTGTGATCAGTAACGGTACCGCAGTGCTCGGCCTTGGCGACATTGGCGCCCTCGCTGGTAAGCCGGTGATGGAAGGTAAGGCACTCCTCTTCAAGATTTACGCTGGTATTGATGTGTTCGACATCGAAATCAACGAAAAGGATCCGAAGAAGTTTATCGAAATCGTGAAGGGTATCGCCCCGACGTTCGGCGGCATCAACCTCGAAGACATCAAGGCTCCGGAATGTTTCGAAATCGAAGATACCTTGAAGGCTGAACTTGATATCCCCGTGATGCACGATGACCAGCACGGTACGGCTATCATTTCTTCTGCAGGCCTCTTGAACGCAATCGAAGTGGCTGGCAAGAGCATTCGCAATGTGAAGATGGTTGTGAACGGTGCCGGCGCCGCCGCCTGTGCTTGTACTCGCTTGTATTTGTCGCTCGGTCTCAAGAAAGAAAATCTTGTGATGTGCGACAGTAAGGGTGTCATTCGCAAGGACCGCAAGGGCCTTACCGAAGCGAAGGCTTTCTTTGCGACCGACCGCACCGATATCGAGACGCTTGCCGATGCTATGAAGGGCGCCGATGTGTTCGTCGGCCTCTCCAAGGCTAACGTTCTGACTCGCGAAATGGTCCGCAGCATGGCCGACCAGCCGATTGTTTTCGCGCTCGCCAACCCGAACCCCGAAATCAGCTACGAAGAAGCCATGGCAAGCCGTGGCGACCTGATTTTTGCAACGGGCCGCAGCGACTATCCGAACCAGGTGAACAACGTTATCGGTTTCCCGTACATTTTCCGCGGGGCCCTCGACGTTCGCGCTACTTGCATCAATGAACACATGAAGCACGCTGCCGTGCGCGCCATTGCAGCCCTTGCCCACAAGCCGGTTCCGGATGTGGTGAACATTGCTTACAACTCCCAGCGCTTTACCTTCGGTAAGGAATACTTGATTCCGAAGCCGCTGGATCCGCGCCTGTTGACCGACGTGTCTATCGCTGTGGCCAAGGCCGCTATCGAAAGTGGCGTGGCCCGCAAGCCGATTACCGATTGGGACGCCTACTACGACCGTCTGCGCGACATGATGGGTTACGACAACAAGCTTATCCGTCAGTTCAGCGATACGGCTCGCAGCAACCCGAAGCGCGTGGTGTTTGCCGAAAGCAACCTCAACATGCTCAAGGCTGCAGTGCAGGCCAAGACCGAAGGCGTTGCACACCCGATTCTGCTCGGCAACCCCGAACGTATTCAGATTATCGCTCAGCGCGAACAGCTCGACCTTACGGGCATCAAGATTGTGAACCCGCGTTCTCCGGAAGAATTCGAACGCCGTCGCAAGTATGCTGAAATCTACGCCGAAGAAAACGGCCGTAACGGTGTGACGCTCGATGAAGCCCGCGATGACATGTTTGAACCGAACCACTTCGGTATGATGATGGTGAAGGTCGGCGATGCAGACGCCCTTATTTCTGGTGGTTACTCCAAGTATTCCGAAACGATTGAACTCGCCAAGGAAATCATCGGTATCCGCGAAGAATACAAGCACTTCGGCGCTATGCACATTTTGAGCACTCGCAAGGGTACGTTCTTCCTGGCCGATACGCTGGTGAACCGCGACCCCGATGCAGAAACCCTCGTGGATATCGTCAAGCTCACTCACGACGCCGTGCGCTTCTTCGCTCACGAACCGGTGATGGCGATGCTCAGCTACGCCAACTTCGGTTCTGACAAGGGTGCTCCGCGCGGAACGTCCAACACCGCCCGCGAAGCCGTGCGCTTGATTCACGAACAGTATCCGGATTACGTGATCGACGGCGAAATGCAGGTGAACGTGGCCCTGGATAAGGATCTGCGCGACACCAAGTACCCGTTCAACAAGATCAAGGGCCAGACAGTCAATACGCTCATCTTCCCGTGCCTCTCTTCTGCAAATACCACTTGCAAGATGCTCCTCGAAATGGGCGTGGGCGAATCTATCGGTCCTGTGCAGATGGGCTTGAACAAGCCGGTGCACTTCACCGACTCCGACGCCTCTGTTCACGACATCTTCAACCTAACGGTGGCTGCTGTGATCGACGCTATCGTTCAGGAAAAGAAGGACGAAGAAAAGAGCCGCAAAAAGTTCGACAAGATGTGGTAGCACGCTGCCCGTTGACTTTGAAAGCCTTGTCCGGAGAACCGGATGAGGCTTTTTGTTTTGCCGATAGTAATGCTCTAGTTTGTTTTAAACTTGTCGGAGCCGCAGGGAACTTGAGGTCCGGGCAAGTATTCAGCGTATCGAGAAGGATGGTAAATTCTCCTGCAACGGCCGCATATGCGAGCGGAACATCGACTATGTCGATATCCTCTCCTCCGTTCCTTCTTCTCTTCTCGGGCGGGTTGAATTCGCAGCCGGTGTAACCGAATTCCTTGCTATAATATTTCTGGCACAATTCAAACACGTGCGTCACGAGGGAATCCGCCTGTTCGGCAGTACCCTTGAAAACTCCGGCCTTCTGCAAGCGTGGAAATTCGTCCTTGTACACATCTTTGTGCTTCACAGTGAAAAGCGAGTCTGTGCGTGTGCTCTCGTCATCGGAGTAGGTGACTCGAGCTACCTTGACCACCTTCTCGGTGACAATCACGATCATGGTGGAGTCCAGTTCGGACCTGTAGACCCATGCTGTATCGGTGCCGGAGGCGTTCTTGACTGTGGGCTCGCGCAGGCTCATCTTGGAAAGGTCCAAGTAGTCGCCTTCGAACAGGTAGAGGGCTGTCGCTGGGTAGCCCAGGTAGATGTCGGTGCTGCCTCCCGTGCCCTGATGGTGGGTGACGTTGCATTCCGCCGCCTGTAGGGTTGCTGTGCCGATGCCTGCGGCGAATACGCCCGCACATAGAAATTTTGTGAAATTCATACTCTTTTCTCCTTTTAGTCCATCTTAAGAAGATAGTAAAAAAGGGGAGTGATTTAAGGAATGCGCAAAAACGAGTGATTTGAGTCAACGAAAAATGAAAAGAGGTGCCCGCATGGGGCACCTCTTTAAATTGGATTGTCGCTGCGACTACTTCAGTTCTTTAAGAGCCGCTTCGTTCTTCGCGATAATGTCTTGCTGCGTTGCGAGCTTGGTTCTTTCAGCATTGACGACGGCTTCGGGGGCGCCGCTGACGAACTTCTGGTTCGAAAGCTTCTTCTCGATGCTGGCGGCGAATGCCTTGGCCTTTTCGATTTCCTTTTCGAGGCGGGCGATTTCTGCAGCCGGGTCGAGGATACCTTCCAGCGGGATGTAGAGTTCGCCGCCGGGCACCACGGCGCTGGCGCTGAACTTCGGCTTGGCTGCCTTCACGGCGACACTCAGGTCAGAAAGGCCCGAGAGTTCGGTGATGATTGCCATGCAGTCCTTCACGCTGGCTTCCGTTGCAGCATCGTCGACGCTCACCACGGCGCTGAGCTTGGTAGCGGGGCTCACGTTGTAGCGGCCACGCACGCCACGCACGCTTTCCACCACGGCAAATGCCTGGTCGAATGCGGCTTCGATCTTCGCGTCGATGAGCGATTCGTCGGCCTTGGGCCATGCGCGGCTGATGACCATTTCGCTGCCCTGGAACAGGATGCTGTTGAGTTCTTCGGTAATGAACGGCATCACCGGGTGCAACAGGTCGAGCACGTTCTTCAGCACGTAGCTGAGGATAGCCATGGCGTTCTTCTTTTCGGCGGTGAGCGTTTCGCTGTTGATCACGGCCTTCTTGATTTCAAGGTAGCTGGAGCATACGTCGTCCCACACGAAGCGGTACAGGAACCCGGCGAGTTCGGCGAAGTGGTATTCTTCGAGCATGCGGGTGGCGTCCTTGATGGTCGTCTGCAGGCGGCTAAGAATCCACTTGTCTTCGAGGGCGAACAAGCTCTTGTCCATCGGGAGCTCGGCGGCCAAAGCGCCGGCCTGTTCGAGTTGCGGGTAAAGGAAGCGGCAGGCGTTCCACAGCTTGTTGCTGAAGTTACGGCCGATTTCGAACTTTTCGCTGGTGTTGATTTCGCGGCCATCCGGCTGCTTTTCCTTCTTCACCGGCAGACGCACGTCCTGGTTGTCAGTGCAGAGGCTTGCCATCACAAAGCGCAGGGCGTCGGTACCGTACTTCTCTTCGATATCCATCGGGTCCACGCCGTTGCCCTTGGACTTGCTCATGGTCTGGCCATTGCCGTCCAAAATCTTCGGGTGGATGTACACCGTGTGGAACGGAGCCGTACCCATGTTTTCCTGGCTGAAGAGCACCATGCGGGCGACCCACAGCGTAATGATGTCGCGGCTCGTCACGAGCACGCTGGTGGGGTAGTAGCGCTTGAGCGTGTCGGTGTTTTCCGGCCAGCCCATCGTGGAGTGCGGCCACAAGCCACTGGAGAACCACGTGTCGAGCACGTCTTCTTCCTGCTTGAGTACGCGACCCGGAACTGCGTCTTCCTTCAGGTCTTCTTCCTGGCTACACACGAGGTAGCCGCCGTTTTCGGCCTTGTAGAAGTAGATGTCGTCGCGGCCAGCAAATGCGGCCTTCAATTCGTCTTCGCTAGCGTCGGTGTGCCAGATAGGAATGCGGTGGCCCCACCAGAGCTGACGGCTGATGCACCAGTCGCGCTTTTCGGCGAGCCAGTCGAGATACTTGTTGGCGTAACGTTCGGGGATAATCTTGATTTCGCCCGACTTCACTGCGTTCATCGCGTTTTCGGCGAGCACGTCCATCTTCACGAACCACTGGTCGCTGAGGTACGGCTCGATCACAGTCTTGGAACGGTCAGAGTGACCCACGTCCATTTCGTGGTCTTCCACCTTGATCAAAAGTCCGAGTTCTTCGAGACCAGCCACCACGGCGTCGCGTGCGGCCTGGCCCTTAAGGCCCTGGAACTTGCCGGCGTTCTCGTTCAAGCTACCGTCATCGTTCATGATGTTAATCATCGGGAGCTTGTGGCGAAGACCCGTCGCATAGTCGTTCGGGTCATGAGCCGGAGTCACCTTCACGGAACCCGTACCGAAGTCCTTGTCCACCAAGATAGCATCGGCAATCACCGGAATTTCGCGGTCAACGAACGGCACCTTCAGCATCTTGCCGATGAACTGCGCATAGCGTTCGTCGTTCGGGTGCACGGCGAGGGCGGTATCGCCCATGATCGTTTCCGGACGGGTCGTAGAAACGGGGATGAATCCCGAACCGTCGGCCAGAGGATACTTGAATGTCCAGAAGTGGCCCTTCACGTGTTCGTAGTAGATTTCGTCGTCGGCAACGGCGGTCTGAAGCTTGGTATCCCAGTTCACCAGGCGCTTGCCACGGTAAATCAGGCCCTTCTTGAACAGGTTGAAGAAGGCGTGACGCACGGCCTTTGCGCAAACCGGGTCCAACGTAAAGCGCTGGCGGCTCCAGTCGCAGCTAACGCCGAGGCTCTTGAGCTGCTTCGTAATGCGGGCTTCGTATTCGTCCTTCCACTTCCAAATGCGTTCCACCAGGGCGTCGCGGCCAATGTCGTGGCGGGTCTTGTGTTCGTCCTGGAAAAGACGCTTTTCGACGACTGCCTGCGTGGCGATACCGGCATGGTCCGTACCCGGAATCCACAGCGTGTCGCGGCCCGTCTTGCGGCGATAGCGTACCAAAATGTCCTGGAGCGTATCGTTCAGCGCATGTCCCAAATGGAGTGCGCCGGTAACGTTCGGGGGCGGAATCACGACCGAGAACGGTTCGCCCTTTCCGCTGGGTGCAAAACTGTTATTCTCTGCCCAGGTCTTATGCCACCGGGCTTCCACATCTTTAGAATTGTAACGAGTTTCCATAGTGGGCACAAATTTAGAAAAAAGGAGGCCTCAGGGAGGTCTCCATGGTTGTAAAGAGTGCTTTTTCGCTAGCTTTTAATTCTCTTTGTCCAGGCAATCTTTGATTTGCTTGAGGATGAATTCCTTGTGCACCTCGATTCGTTCCTGGAAGGTCGGGTTCACGGTGGTGTCGCCGTTGCAGATTTGTTTTTTGGGGAGAACCTCTACCGATGCATAGGAACTGCTAATCCGGATATGGGACAGGCAACTGGAATCGCTTTCCGAAAGGTTGCCGCCAGCAGCATTCTTGGTGCTGTCCAAAAGAGCTTGCATGTCTTCATTGAAGATTTTTTCCATCTCCGGAGTAGTGGCGAAATCGTCCTTTTGGCAAAGCGGAGACGGAGGCGGAACGCTATTGCTAGAATTCGGCTCGGCGCTAGAACTGGATAGGAATTTTTCGGGGTATTTTTCCCTGTAATCCTTGGGAGTGTAGAGAAGTCGACCATCTCCTTCAATCAAACCGCCCTTGTTGGGATCATCATCATTTTGTAAAGAATGGAGGGTGTTGTAAGAATAGATGTTTCCGTCAGAACACTTGTATATGGGTGATGGCGTACTGACGTGAGTACAGGAGGTTGAGAACGTGCCGTATAGGCAGACTTCCATGTCTATAGTGGGTTCATTATCTTCGTCTTCAAGGTCTCTTAGCTCCTTCAGAGTTCGGGTTTGGTTCTCGGCGAGTTGCTTCTTTTTCCAGTTGACGTTTGCCTGATGGTCTTCTGCATCAAGGCATCTGCCGCCGTCGTCGTCGAGTGTGTGAACGCAGGTGATTGAGGTGTCGCTTGCGAGTCTGAACTTTTTATCAGAGCTTTGGCTTGAACTGGGTTCAGCCGATTCGCTGGAACTAGAAACGGCTGCATCTTCAGAAGAAGCGGGATCAGTGCAGTCGCCATCGCAGGAGTCAGAACTGGAAATGGCGCCCGAGTCAAGATCAATGACGGCTTGAACGCCGTAAAGGGCGACCATGCCGCCGTCGTCAATCGTTGAGTTTGAGTCGGGGATTAGGGTGGCGGGGGCCTCATTGGTGGTTCCGCCTGCAGCAGAAACGCTTTCGCTATCGCCTCCGCAGCTTGCCCAGAAGAATGCGGTTGATGATAATAAGACTTTTTTCCAGTGTTTACGAATATTCATAAGTTCTCCTCGATTTTCTATAACATAAAAATACCCTTTTGCGAGGGTATTTTCTACTAAAAAATGATTTTGTTATGGATTATTTGTATAAAATCGTGTAAACTAGTGTCTTAAAATGGGGTAGTAGGCGCCTTTGGCGGCTTTTCCCGGAATGTTTCGGCCTTTAAGGTCGATTTTGCTGGTGCGAGCCTTGCCGATATTGCCGCTGTTTAGAATGCGAGCCCCTGCAATGGCTGTGGTTCCGTTTTCGTCAAGGAGTCCTTCGATGACTGCGGCGCTGCCGTCGAGGCTTGCCTTGTAGGGAATGGTCGCGTCTTTCAGAATCTTGTCGCTGGTAATAGTGACTTCGGGCGTTTCGCTATCGCCGATTTGGATTCCCGCTACAGTAAAGGTTGCTTCTTTGCCTGGCAAGAGGCCCTTGAGAGACTTTTCGCTGCGTATGCCCTTTACGGTCACGTAGGCGTTGTGGTAAAGCGGGGCAATGCCGATATTTTTCACGCGGATGGCTGCTGAAACTTTGTTGACTGCATAGCCTGTGATTTCGAACTTGTAACCTGCATAGGAACTTGCCTCGTACACGCGATCCTTGGTGGCATATTTGCCTTCGGGTGCGTCGTTACCAATGACGTATGTCATGTGGTATTTGGCGGCGGCATCTTCCCAGGTAACGCCGTAAAGGCCTGCAGGGTTCAGGAATTCATGCTGGTCCTTGTCGTCGTAGTAGCTGATTTCACCACCCGCAGGGGCGCTTTGCCAGCGGTCGGTACCCATGGTCTGCCAGTTCTTTTCGTTGTTTCCGTCACCCTGCGAAATGTCGTGTTCCTTGTGCATAAAGGAATCGTCGAATAGGCCGAATTTGAGCCCGAGCAAGGTTTTATTGCCTGCGATGGGGGTGTATTCGTCATCGGCGGCGTCAATCGAAATGCTCCAAGGAGTCTCTACGAACAAAGTGTCAAGATGCCTTAGGAAATGACTTTGGTAGTCCTTGGAAGGAAAGTTTGTACCTAGTTGGAGCTTGGTGCCGTAAATATGGTATTCGGCCCAGTGCCCGAAACCGGCCTGCACAAATGCAATGCGTGGATCTTTGTCGTATTTTGCGGCAAAGTCGGCGTAGAATTGCTTGTAGAACCATTGGAGCGATGTGCTGCTCCAGTCGGCGTAGTAGGTGGGACCGTCGCCACCCGGGTTCTCGGAGAAGGTTTCCAGGTAATTGCTATTTGCTAAGAAGTAGTTGGGGACGGCGGTGGCGCCTTTCACGCCTTCGGTGCAGTTGGGAGCGTTTTCGATGGTTTCGTTCGGATACTCGATGCGGAATCGTACGATGGCCTGGTGTCCGCGGCTCTTGATGTCTTCGAGCA
Above is a window of Fibrobacter sp. UWT2 DNA encoding:
- a CDS encoding InlB B-repeat-containing protein produces the protein MKFTISIFTGVIFTALSANAATITSKIPALSDSCYQISDAAELYGFADIVNGTGEGDPQGNVCGKLTQDIVVNESVLNSEGELNSQKDFVPWVPMKDFSGKFDGNNHVIYGLYFNGNGDKSVGLFENASGFQILNLGLEDFYFAGKENVGAFVGFVNDYSKNQMEITNSYAAGLVEGESGVGGFIGSATWHKGSLYISNSYNLSMVKGLYEVGGFIGSKYEDDVYIIKSYNSGVVSGKEAVGGFVGWASKGVLGVYQSYNAGKVVGQMYVGGLLGKATSFEYALFKNVYNKGAVEGGSSVGGLVGYGEGADLIGGGVTIANAYNAVHVSYDADSSLKAGTILGYGYGDGDIRFENCFFVEQEDILVANVSDTTNKVIEDVLGVTEERLMGGVIAGYLRGWIETYRNGSYVENGADGLVWAEDPAGQVLPHFDWSNTKHYVFFVLDEGGKIEKGHELKYYEEGVATALPDAQFVTREGFYFAGWYDNRQFLGNAVTSVSPKATGTQIFYAKWTTPPVSSSSEESSSSVSSSSSDASSSSETPSSSSEQTTSFERMPLPQFSVSVVNRTLQVAGARAGDRYVLFDMQGNVVLRGTANSANFSIAVPVSGNYVLRIGNGSRKVSVRF
- a CDS encoding homoserine dehydrogenase; protein product: MLRIGLIGTGTVGGGVIQILEQKIAEYKEKLGVELELACICAKSEEEVAPYKAKGYKVSTNADEMIAGNDIDVLVELAGGYNMPRKWILAALESGKHVVTANKALLAKYGHEIFPLAAKNGLHVLFEAAVGGGIPIIRSLQEGLLGSTVEHLSCIINGTCNYILSRMADEGLDFDVVLKDAQKLGFAEADPTFDIEGIDSAHKTALLASLCSGHRVDFEKIHVTGISKITAQDIAFAKELGCCVKLLGIYHRDGDRVDARVHPCFVSNENLLSNVNGVINAVYLKCDNLGETVQTGAGAGRLPTASAVVADLVSLARSVDQGKRKALPMGWFNVDNSATLVPISETSARYYLRFTSRDACGVLAKITSILAENNISIETIIQKNVNDPGKVSIVVITEKTQDCKTSKAVDAIDALPEIVEKSQVIRFLA
- a CDS encoding sugar transferase translates to MIRAATLERILVILSDFVALSICFVLAFWVQFHSGWIADKYDPSKVFTDYAHMGLVLNVGWILLFICAGLYRSWLLMSRTHQTLRVLRAVLIGIVIIIAMLFGAEFIGKIMVNEPLNQGYLYGSRFPWIFIYGGFALFLVILFRMLIYRCLRRLLSLGFGANNILVLGATEAGKKIAEALAKTPERGQRVVGFVDERYQVMEHEFANVPVLGKYADLASLIKKYKVTGIIIAHESSSPQEIMRVLVWVCDQPVHIYLVPELYSVIHGQFKANLVYGFELQELFAFTMPLWQLRVKRAIDILFGAFLGMISFPVCVLAAIAIKLEDHGPVFYSQERIGLYGKPFTVYKFRTMRTDAEKFGAQWATKDDPRITKVGKFLRKTRIDELPQILCVLKGDMSMVGPRPERAVFISKLREEIPFYISRLKMKPGLTGWAQVCHHYDTSTEDVKIKLQYDMYYFENMSLLLDFQILVRTVYVVLTGKGAQ
- the nadC gene encoding carboxylating nicotinate-nucleotide diphosphorylase: MYGDNSTPIFPTEDALTMIRLALAEDVRTGDVTSEWTIPADQKQHARLIAKEDGVLAGLPVIELVFQELKANVKVTLHKKDGDVVKKGDLIAEMDGTTHELLTGERTLLNFIQQLSGVATVAHTFQEALKAGKTKVLDTRKTVPGFRTLQKYAVRVGGGSNHRMGLFDMVLVKDNHIAAAGGVLQALEVVKKNNKQNLMVEMEVENFDQLRALLNKGVDVIMLDNMSNEMMAEALKIIKESGDKCLVEGSGNMTLERAKEIATLGLDYISVGALTHSVKALDISMRI